One Faecalicatena sp. Marseille-Q4148 DNA window includes the following coding sequences:
- a CDS encoding ATP-dependent DNA helicase yields MECPIVKISVRNLVEFILRSGDIDNRIGKMADKDAMQLGSKIHRKIQRQMGADYHAEVSLKYQIPYESCILQIEGRADGIIIDENQVVIDEIKGILGELERLEEPKEVHLAQAKCYACIYGLQEGLEEIGVQMTYCQMETEEIRRFQYTYPVQKLAVWFSDIADQYQKWAKFQIDWREKRNTSIRTIEFPFVYREGQRELVRDVYRTILRKKQLFIQAPTGVGKTMATVFPAVKAIGEGLGEKLFYLTAKTITRTVAENAFQTLKQQGLNMKVITLTAKEKICFCETMECNPEACPYAKGHFDRVNDAVFELLNETGEMTREALERQARKHQVCPFEMSLDAASWVDAVICDYNYVFDPTAHLKRFFSEGGSGEYLFLIDEAHNLVERAREMYSAVLYKEDVLEAKRLARYEAPKLVKKLDLCNRQLLEMKRECESYQVHQSVSHIYLSAMNIMAELEKIMENPEKGKLREDLLDFYFQIRMFVSIYDQMDEHYVIYTEMEEDGRFKLKLFCVNPAVNLKTYLEQGNSTIFFSATLLPIQYYKKLLSTNENDYAIYAESPFDERKRLLLIGADVSTKYTLRGLEMYRRIAKYLLEILDTKHGNYLVFFPSYRMLEEVYDEFVTLQKERMKETGREEVEILRQKPGMGEEEREAFLESFEKKRKGSVLGFSVLGGIFSEGIDLSRERLIGAVIVGTGLPQVCPEREILRQYFDVNQLPGFDYAYLYPGMNKVLQAAGRVIRTDEDEGIILLLDDRFQSRQYAAVFPREWKQREYCTLETVEEHIEKFWNHVI; encoded by the coding sequence ATGGAGTGTCCAATCGTTAAGATTTCTGTGAGAAATCTTGTGGAATTTATTCTGCGAAGCGGAGACATTGACAATCGAATAGGGAAAATGGCAGATAAAGATGCAATGCAGCTTGGAAGCAAGATCCACAGAAAGATTCAAAGACAAATGGGGGCAGATTACCATGCAGAAGTTTCTTTGAAATATCAAATACCTTACGAAAGCTGTATTCTTCAGATTGAGGGGCGGGCAGATGGAATCATAATTGACGAAAATCAAGTTGTGATTGATGAAATTAAAGGGATACTTGGAGAGCTGGAACGATTGGAGGAACCGAAGGAAGTACATCTGGCTCAGGCAAAATGCTATGCCTGTATATACGGCTTGCAGGAAGGTCTGGAAGAGATTGGCGTACAGATGACCTATTGTCAGATGGAGACGGAGGAAATCCGGCGGTTTCAATATACTTATCCTGTTCAGAAGCTGGCGGTATGGTTTTCGGACATTGCAGATCAATATCAGAAATGGGCAAAATTTCAGATAGACTGGAGAGAAAAGCGCAATACTTCGATTCGGACAATTGAATTTCCGTTTGTATACCGGGAAGGGCAGCGGGAGCTTGTGCGGGATGTCTATCGCACAATCCTGCGAAAAAAACAATTATTCATCCAGGCGCCGACCGGAGTGGGAAAGACGATGGCAACAGTCTTTCCGGCAGTGAAAGCAATCGGAGAAGGTTTGGGAGAGAAATTATTCTATTTGACTGCCAAGACGATTACCCGTACTGTGGCAGAAAATGCGTTTCAGACATTAAAGCAGCAGGGGTTGAATATGAAGGTTATAACATTGACGGCAAAGGAGAAAATCTGTTTTTGTGAAACAATGGAATGTAATCCGGAGGCTTGCCCGTATGCAAAAGGGCATTTTGACCGTGTCAATGATGCTGTATTTGAACTCCTGAATGAGACTGGGGAAATGACGAGAGAAGCGCTTGAGAGACAGGCGAGGAAACATCAGGTATGTCCATTTGAGATGTCGCTTGATGCAGCATCCTGGGTAGACGCGGTTATTTGCGATTATAATTATGTTTTTGATCCAACGGCGCATTTGAAACGATTTTTTTCAGAAGGCGGCAGTGGAGAGTACTTATTTCTGATTGATGAAGCCCATAATCTTGTGGAGCGGGCGAGGGAGATGTACAGCGCTGTATTGTATAAGGAAGATGTGTTGGAAGCAAAAAGGCTTGCACGTTATGAGGCGCCGAAACTTGTGAAGAAGCTTGATCTTTGCAACCGTCAGCTTTTGGAGATGAAACGGGAATGTGAATCTTATCAGGTGCATCAAAGCGTTTCTCATATTTATCTGTCAGCGATGAATATTATGGCCGAGTTGGAGAAAATTATGGAGAACCCGGAAAAAGGGAAGCTCAGAGAAGACTTGTTGGATTTTTACTTTCAGATCAGAATGTTCGTAAGCATTTATGATCAGATGGATGAACATTATGTGATCTATACAGAGATGGAGGAGGACGGAAGATTCAAACTGAAATTATTTTGTGTGAATCCGGCTGTGAATTTGAAGACGTATCTGGAACAAGGGAATAGTACGATTTTCTTTTCGGCAACATTGCTTCCGATTCAATATTACAAAAAACTGCTTAGCACAAATGAGAATGATTATGCGATTTATGCAGAGTCTCCGTTTGATGAAAGAAAGCGCCTGCTGCTCATTGGAGCAGATGTGAGTACAAAATATACATTGCGGGGATTGGAAATGTATCGGAGGATTGCAAAGTATCTTTTAGAAATATTGGATACAAAGCATGGAAATTATCTTGTCTTTTTTCCGTCATATCGTATGTTGGAAGAAGTGTATGATGAATTTGTTACACTGCAAAAAGAGAGAATGAAAGAGACCGGGAGAGAAGAAGTGGAAATACTTCGTCAGAAGCCGGGGATGGGAGAAGAAGAACGAGAAGCATTTTTAGAAAGTTTTGAAAAAAAGAGAAAAGGGAGTGTGCTTGGATTTTCTGTGCTGGGTGGAATCTTTTCGGAAGGGATCGATCTATCCAGAGAACGGCTGATCGGGGCAGTTATTGTGGGAACAGGACTTCCGCAAGTGTGTCCGGAGCGTGAAATTCTGAGACAGTATTTTGATGTGAATCAGCTGCCCGGGTTTGATTATGCTTATCTTTATCCGGGGATGAATAAGGTGCTGCAGGCAGCGGGACGTGTGATTCGTACGGATGAAGATGAAGGGATCATTCTTTTGCTGGATGACAGGTTCCAGAGCAGGCAGTATGCCGCTGTATTTCCGAGAGAATGGAAACAGAGGGAATACTGCACATTAGAGACGGTGGAAGAACACATCGAAAAATTCTGGAACCATGTTATTTAG
- a CDS encoding HPr family phosphocarrier protein codes for MDIKKRIRLTPNDVDEFVKAAGQCDFDVDVFYNRVIIDAKSILGVLSLDLNQTLTVRYGEKNELFEETLQKFSVA; via the coding sequence ATGGATATCAAGAAACGGATCAGACTGACACCGAATGACGTGGACGAATTTGTTAAAGCGGCTGGTCAGTGTGATTTTGACGTCGATGTATTTTATAACAGAGTGATTATTGATGCCAAATCAATTCTGGGTGTATTGAGCTTAGACTTAAATCAGACGCTCACTGTAAGATATGGTGAGAAGAATGAACTGTTTGAAGAAACACTTCAGAAGTTCAGTGTGGCATAA
- a CDS encoding TIGR03915 family putative DNA repair protein, translating to MKRIYLCEDNVTGLFSALYDAWREGRTQENAGIALKGFVEQELFCEYVESCPAERKARAITQMIRKHLGQEACRAIYYAALSCSKEKGTAIWQTLQEARRIQDSRKIMAHLSHPGVEKVFELSRSVGNEAHIFLEFVRFRELQNHVLYARIEPKNQILTCIADHFADRLPLENWMIYDETHRMFLVHRSQKNWFLLHGAEADEETLRKYSGEEREYERLWKGFCENIAILERRNQGLQQQHLPLKYRKNIVEFGEKYS from the coding sequence ATAAAAAGGATTTATCTTTGTGAAGACAATGTGACTGGCTTATTTTCAGCGCTCTATGATGCGTGGCGGGAAGGGAGAACTCAGGAGAATGCAGGAATTGCTCTGAAAGGATTTGTAGAACAGGAGCTGTTTTGTGAATATGTGGAAAGCTGTCCCGCCGAACGAAAGGCGCGAGCAATAACGCAGATGATCCGAAAGCATCTTGGGCAGGAAGCCTGTCGAGCCATTTATTATGCGGCTTTATCGTGCAGCAAGGAAAAGGGAACGGCAATTTGGCAAACGCTGCAGGAAGCCCGCAGGATACAAGACAGCAGAAAGATTATGGCGCATTTGAGCCATCCGGGAGTGGAGAAAGTATTTGAATTGAGCCGCAGTGTGGGGAATGAAGCGCATATTTTTCTGGAATTTGTCAGATTCCGGGAATTGCAGAATCATGTTCTGTATGCAAGAATAGAGCCAAAGAATCAGATTCTGACATGTATTGCAGATCATTTTGCAGACAGGCTTCCATTGGAGAACTGGATGATCTATGATGAGACACACCGGATGTTTCTTGTACACCGGAGTCAGAAAAACTGGTTTTTGCTTCACGGGGCAGAGGCAGACGAGGAAACGCTGAGAAAGTATTCAGGAGAAGAGAGAGAATATGAACGACTATGGAAAGGATTTTGTGAGAATATTGCTATTTTGGAACGAAGGAATCAAGGACTGCAGCAACAGCATTTGCCATTAAAATATCGAAAGAACATTGTAGAATTTGGTGAAAAATATAGTTGA
- a CDS encoding putative DNA modification/repair radical SAM protein, translating into MKIMEKMTIYEKLNILSDAAKYDVACTSSGSERRGDGKGIGNCVKSGICHSFSADGRCISLLKILFTNECIFDCKYCINRSSNDVIRASFTPEEVCRLTIEFYRRNYIEGLFLSSGVIESPNHTMELLYATLLKLRREYHFQGYIHVKAIPGADPELIRRTGFLADRMSVNLELPTAEGLRKLAPHKSRKNILTPMRLVQNQMEENRQELMAFRHAPEFVPAGQSTQMIIGATPETDFQILHVAESLYRKFQLKRVFYSAFVHVNDDAALPARCDEGPPLLREHRLYQADWLLRYYGFEADELLTESNPNFNALFDPKCDWALRHLEYFPLEINLAPYDALLRVPGIGYKSAGRIVRARRLGKIQFEDLKKMGVVLRRAIYFITCSGKMMYPIKFEEDAITRNLLSTKEKLPREIREMNYRQLTLFDDVTFHSAAGGLR; encoded by the coding sequence ATGAAGATAATGGAAAAGATGACAATATATGAAAAGCTGAATATTCTGTCTGATGCAGCCAAGTATGATGTGGCATGTACTTCAAGCGGAAGTGAACGCAGAGGAGATGGGAAAGGCATCGGGAATTGTGTGAAGTCAGGGATCTGCCATAGTTTTTCCGCAGACGGAAGGTGTATTTCGCTTTTGAAGATTCTGTTTACGAATGAATGTATTTTTGATTGTAAGTATTGTATTAACCGCTCTTCGAATGATGTGATTCGAGCTTCGTTTACTCCGGAGGAAGTATGCCGTCTGACGATAGAGTTTTATCGGAGAAACTATATTGAAGGTCTGTTTTTAAGTTCCGGAGTGATAGAAAGTCCCAATCATACGATGGAACTGCTCTATGCAACACTTTTAAAATTGCGCAGAGAATATCATTTTCAAGGATATATTCATGTGAAAGCGATTCCGGGAGCAGATCCGGAACTGATCCGCAGAACTGGTTTTTTGGCAGACCGCATGAGTGTGAATTTAGAACTGCCGACGGCAGAGGGGCTGAGAAAGCTTGCACCGCATAAGTCTCGAAAGAATATTTTGACACCAATGCGGCTTGTGCAGAATCAGATGGAGGAGAATCGTCAGGAACTCATGGCATTTCGACATGCCCCTGAATTTGTTCCGGCGGGACAGAGTACCCAGATGATTATCGGAGCAACTCCGGAGACGGATTTTCAGATTCTCCATGTTGCAGAATCATTATATCGGAAGTTTCAGTTAAAAAGAGTATTTTATTCTGCTTTTGTCCATGTGAATGATGACGCGGCGCTTCCGGCGAGATGTGACGAAGGTCCTCCGCTTTTGCGGGAACACAGATTATATCAGGCGGACTGGCTTCTGCGCTATTATGGTTTTGAGGCAGATGAACTTCTGACAGAATCAAATCCTAATTTCAATGCGCTGTTTGATCCGAAGTGTGACTGGGCGCTCAGGCATTTGGAGTACTTTCCGCTGGAGATTAACCTGGCTCCCTACGATGCACTTTTGCGGGTTCCGGGAATTGGTTATAAGTCAGCGGGACGGATTGTCCGTGCGAGAAGGCTTGGAAAGATTCAGTTTGAAGATTTGAAGAAGATGGGAGTCGTGTTAAGGAGAGCAATCTATTTTATTACCTGTTCCGGTAAGATGATGTATCCGATAAAGTTTGAAGAAGATGCGATCACAAGGAATTTGCTCAGTACGAAAGAGAAACTGCCAAGAGAGATTAGGGAGATGAACTACCGACAGCTCACCTTATTTGATGATGTGACATTTCATAGTGCGGCAGGAGGATTGAGATGA
- a CDS encoding Mrp/NBP35 family ATP-binding protein: protein MAEENKNTCSKESCEGCAHAATCSSKKTDMHEPANPLSHVKKVIGVVSGKGGVGKSMITASIARVLVKQGYKVGILDADITGPSIPKMYGIHGKAVGSQDGIFPIEAEDGTKIMSVNLLLESEEDPVIWRGPIIASVVKQFWSEVIWGELDYLLVDMPPGTGDVPLTVFQSLPVDGVVIVTSPQDLVRMIVKKAYNMAKKMDIPVLGVVENYSYLECPDCKKRINVFGESHIEEVAEELEIPVLGKMPIDTKLAEYVEAERFWQVENEYLAGVEAYLK from the coding sequence ATGGCAGAAGAAAACAAAAATACATGCAGCAAAGAGAGCTGTGAAGGCTGTGCACATGCGGCAACTTGCAGCAGCAAGAAAACAGATATGCATGAGCCGGCGAACCCACTGTCTCATGTAAAAAAAGTAATTGGTGTTGTGAGCGGTAAAGGCGGTGTCGGTAAATCAATGATTACGGCATCGATTGCCCGCGTACTTGTGAAACAGGGATATAAAGTAGGAATTCTTGATGCAGATATTACAGGTCCGTCGATTCCGAAGATGTATGGAATTCATGGGAAAGCAGTTGGAAGTCAGGATGGTATTTTCCCGATAGAGGCAGAAGACGGAACAAAGATTATGTCTGTGAATCTGCTTTTGGAATCCGAGGAAGATCCGGTAATCTGGAGAGGTCCGATTATTGCAAGTGTTGTAAAGCAATTCTGGTCAGAAGTTATCTGGGGAGAATTAGATTATCTTCTTGTAGATATGCCTCCGGGAACCGGAGACGTTCCGCTGACAGTATTCCAGTCTCTTCCGGTAGACGGAGTAGTGATTGTTACTTCTCCGCAGGATCTTGTCCGTATGATCGTAAAGAAAGCTTATAATATGGCTAAGAAGATGGATATTCCGGTGCTGGGAGTTGTGGAGAATTACAGCTATCTGGAATGCCCGGACTGTAAAAAACGTATCAATGTATTTGGCGAGAGTCATATTGAAGAAGTGGCTGAAGAACTGGAAATTCCGGTGCTTGGTAAGATGCCGATCGATACAAAACTTGCAGAGTATGTGGAGGCAGAACGGTTCTGGCAGGTAGAGAATGAATATCTGGCAGGAGTGGAAGCATATCTGAAATAA
- a CDS encoding MATE family efflux transporter — protein MAKNYSEDVSGINWKQFYKQVLVLIIPMALQNLINVGVTAADVFMLGLVGETALSGASLAGQIQFVMTLVFMGVTSGATVLTAQYWGKGDCRTIEKILGMAFRIAFLVALFFAAAAFCIPDMLMRIYSSEPEVIQEGVKYLRIVGVSYLLMAFTQIYLNIMRSIEKVVIATVVYSVSLLVNILINAVLIFGLFGMPKLGIVGAAIGTLAARVVEAAIVFWYATVKNKIVKIHIRDLFTTDKLLMGDFLMYSLPVVLNELMWGLGSSANTAVIGHLGSAAVAANSVAQVARQLATVVAFGICNATAIYLGKTIGEQRFEDAKVYGRKFIKLSLIAGCIGGGLILIAAPIANAVMALTPEAQSYLTFMFFVMSYFTVAQALNTTLVVGVFRSGGDTKFGLALDVGTMWGCSILLGALAAFVFHAPVQIVYMLLMSDEIIKLPITLKRFYGYKWIKDVTRDMSTLE, from the coding sequence TCCAATGGCACTTCAGAACCTGATCAACGTGGGAGTAACGGCAGCGGATGTATTTATGCTTGGGCTGGTTGGTGAGACAGCTCTTTCAGGTGCATCTCTGGCCGGTCAGATCCAGTTTGTTATGACGCTTGTGTTTATGGGGGTAACGTCCGGCGCGACGGTGCTGACAGCACAATATTGGGGAAAGGGAGATTGCAGAACGATTGAAAAAATACTTGGTATGGCATTTCGGATCGCCTTTCTGGTGGCGTTATTTTTTGCAGCGGCAGCATTTTGTATTCCGGATATGTTAATGCGGATTTATTCTTCTGAACCGGAAGTCATTCAGGAAGGTGTAAAATATTTAAGAATCGTAGGTGTATCGTATCTTCTGATGGCATTTACGCAAATCTATCTGAATATCATGCGAAGTATTGAGAAAGTTGTGATTGCAACGGTTGTATACAGTGTTTCATTACTTGTCAACATTCTCATCAATGCAGTGCTGATTTTTGGACTGTTTGGTATGCCGAAGCTTGGAATCGTGGGTGCTGCGATAGGAACACTGGCGGCCCGTGTTGTGGAAGCGGCAATTGTTTTCTGGTATGCAACTGTGAAAAACAAAATTGTAAAAATACATATAAGAGATCTTTTTACTACAGATAAACTTCTGATGGGAGATTTTCTCATGTATTCGCTTCCGGTAGTGTTAAATGAGCTGATGTGGGGACTTGGCTCTTCAGCAAATACGGCGGTAATCGGTCATTTAGGAAGTGCGGCAGTGGCTGCCAATTCTGTGGCACAGGTAGCGCGGCAGCTTGCGACCGTCGTTGCCTTTGGAATATGCAATGCAACGGCGATCTATCTTGGAAAAACGATTGGAGAACAGCGGTTTGAAGATGCAAAAGTATATGGACGCAAATTTATCAAGTTGAGTCTGATTGCAGGCTGTATTGGCGGAGGTCTGATTCTGATCGCGGCTCCGATCGCCAATGCAGTGATGGCTCTTACACCGGAAGCACAGAGCTATCTAACATTTATGTTCTTTGTAATGTCTTATTTCACAGTGGCGCAGGCATTAAATACAACACTGGTTGTTGGGGTATTTCGCTCCGGAGGGGATACAAAGTTTGGTCTGGCTCTGGATGTTGGAACGATGTGGGGATGCTCTATTTTGCTTGGAGCACTTGCGGCATTTGTATTCCATGCCCCGGTACAGATTGTCTATATGCTTTTAATGAGTGATGAAATCATTAAACTTCCGATTACTTTGAAACGGTTTTACGGTTATAAATGGATTAAAGACGTGACAAGAGATATGAGTACCCTTGAATAG